TAGCTAAAACACCCATTATGGAGGCGGAGGGGCAGAGGAGCAGGGGAGCGGAGGAGCAATCCTACACTGAGTCTTCCCCTCTGCCCCTCTGCCCCTCTACTCTCCTGCCCAGTATTTCCCCTCTGCCCCCTTGCCCCTCTGCTCCTCCGCCTCCGCTTCCTACTCCCAAGCCTGTTATTAAAAAAACAGTCTCCAAAACAGCACAGCCCACGGTAGCATTTTGGACTCCTGGTAATGTTGATGAAGCCCCTGAACGACTGGACACTGAACACTGGCAAGAATTAGTAGAAGGTAGTGCCATTCACCCTGAAATTGCCGCCTGTAACTTCAAAAGTTTGCATCAGACTAGAGAATGGGAGCATGAAGCTTGGGAATATCTCATGTATAGTGACCAGTTGCCACGCACTAACACAGGTAGGTTATCGTCGGGAATTATAAGTAAGTATACTCATATTGAAAATGGGGGCTGGTGGTGTGATGCTGGTGTTGATCCCAAGTCCTTTGCTGACTTACAGCCAGGGAATCAACCTGATAAAAAGTTATGGGGATGCTACAAACCTAATAATCCCAGAGAGAAGGCTGATAAACCCGGCAAGGTCATTAAATATGAGCATCCACCCAAAACCGATTTGAGTATCTTCCTGCTAGATGTGCCGGATGATATTGCTCTTCGTATCTATGAGAAAGCTGGTGTTAACCCAACTGAAAGCGATAAGAAGAGTGGATTTTGGTATTGTGTTTGGAAGCACAACTTACCAGTCACGATTACTGAGGGAGCGAAGAAAGCAGCGAGTTTGTTGAGCCAGGGTCATGCAGCGATCGGACTGCCGGGAATTTACGCTGGTTATCGTAGTAAGGATGAGTTTGGTGAACAGGTAAAAGCTAGGCTCATGGATGAGTTAGTTGTTTTCGCCACTCCAGAACGGGAAATAACTTTCTGCTTTGACTATGAGACACGAGAAGAAACTCAGCGAAATATAGAGATTGCTATTTCACGTACTGGGGGACTGTTGGAAGAACGGGGAGCATCGGTCAGTATTGTGACATTGCCGGGGCCGGATAAAGGGGTTGATGATTTGATTGTGACTCAGGGGCCACTGGCATACGAGAAGGTGTTTTACGCAGCCTCAACTCTCAAAGCATGGCGGGATAACAATAATAAACAACGGCATTCACCACCAGCACCACCTAAAAAGTTGAGTGATATTGAGCGTAAACAACGGTTGCAACAACGTTTTTCAGGTCAGCAAAATCAATTGGCATTTAAGAAGGCGATCGATGCACTGACTGACCGAGAACTACTGTACTTAGAACAAGCGGTCAAGGAATATTTTGCCCAACCAGTGGCTCAAATACCAACACCTATTGATAGACAAGCTATTGAAAGCGAAATTAGTAAGCTCCAGCCACAAATTGATAGTTTGTGGTTAGAACACGCTATCCAAGAGAAAACTATCAGAGCAATGGAGCATTTTCCGCTTTATAAGTTGAGTAATAAGTATAACTTGACACTAAAGCAGCAATTGCAAACTATTGGAACTATCAAAGAATTGGTCACGTATCAGCAGCAGCTTCAGTCCAAACTTCAGGAATACGAAACCCAGGTAGAAAATCATCACTCTTGGGAGAAGCAGCAGCAAACTATTGAAATGAAAACTATGGCTGAAATACTAAACTCTCCTCAATTACAGTCACGACTAACAAGTGTTAAGGATGAGATAGAACTGAAACAACAGCAACGTCAAGCTAAATTGTCTATTTCTCAGCAGCCATCACCACAACCGCGTCGAGGTTTGATCAGGTGAACTATGGAACGAAGTAAGAGGTAATTTATAAAGTAAACCTTAAATTGTCGGGTGCGTTATAGCAACACTCAACGCACCATGTTTCTCGGTGCGTTACGGCTCATTTTTACTTTCTCAAACTCCCAAATCCTTGCACAGCCGTAACACACCCTACCTTAATATTTACTTTATAAATAGGCTCTAAAAATATTTGTTTAGAGATATGTAGTACAAGAAACAATACGTCCTTATCAAATCTCCATTCGGCTGACGCTTACGGAACGCCTAAATTTATGGCTCTCCTAGACTAGTTAAGTAGGTGGGCGGGAAAATTTATAACTATTATTTTGAGCAGATGTATGGTCGTTTTATTCTACAGCAAATCCCGATAATTGACGCATTTTTGAGGTATGAAAACCAATGACAATATCTTGTTTAGGCACTCCCATTTCCATAAGTTCTAAAGCAATATCAACTTCAGTTGTATTTTGCTGAATCCAAATTTTGTTATTTTTGATATCAAGGTGCATTATCGGATTATAAATCCGCTTTTGATTGTTCCATCCAATGCTAATAATTTGATAATGGTCATGTTCTGTATCAAAAATTGGCTCGACTTCAACATCTCCGTAACTAGGCTTATATTGAAGGGATTTTGTTAATAATTCTTTAATTATTGTCCGATAGTTATTTAATTTATCCATGACTCTATTTCCTCTGTATCAACGTTATAAATAATCAGCTTTAATTGGTTTTCACCTACTACAGTTTGAATAAAAGGTAAATTAAAAAAGTTATTATAAATAACCAGTGGTACAGCTAAGTACAAGATTCTACTGCTATCTTCAGCACGCAAAGCAGTCCGATAATTAATA
The nucleotide sequence above comes from Nostoc sp. TCL26-01. Encoded proteins:
- a CDS encoding XisI protein → MDKLNNYRTIIKELLTKSLQYKPSYGDVEVEPIFDTEHDHYQIISIGWNNQKRIYNPIMHLDIKNNKIWIQQNTTEVDIALELMEMGVPKQDIVIGFHTSKMRQLSGFAVE